One genomic segment of Hordeum vulgare subsp. vulgare chromosome 2H, MorexV3_pseudomolecules_assembly, whole genome shotgun sequence includes these proteins:
- the LOC123429854 gene encoding uncharacterized protein LOC123429854 — MSDIWSALSYQNQGLKKMLPVIALVHPLNPVVLFLLHESRMFSIDMLDLKVLQSQNVDVEFPIATDICSHFFHAWRQQIVPVDAIQQPRPPNWVMLAALPRVEPSNQFRKGQDAACTFEIPPIVTIPVISRRVCIMPPTIDCPVIICTTPAGVLLLLGSHRLPKGKAEIKGSEIIVTMDTEPRQWFHLCNIYKEDSVLLPSTKHTIDINLVGILTHRLDSSRLIVAELLLPQVLSSEPPALFCIDTGCRQWLTKTLDYSHAHKTRWPWNCNSVVVYDGELWWFVPNHGLFHCNPFLTKPHLKHTVIPIVLTVSFADYAIEKEQCGRVSAGKLRYLVVHGPHESPVVTMYTLEIDEDGDEDWKELYELEFSLSIFINDSYIAHNLLKMKPVISLIDPIYPHIVYFCQDKRIFSIDFDLGVVLSCQPLEILDCGGNWDSHVIEGRYADVQWSKYFHAWELPSTHCLMAHGLKNLCTE, encoded by the exons ATGAGTGATATATGGTCTGCCCTAAGCTACCAGAACCAAGGGCTCAAGAAAATGTTACCTGTGATTGCCCTTGTGCATCCACTGAATCCCGTGGTCCTGTTTTTACTTCATGAAAGCAGAATGTTCTCCATTGACATGCTTGACCTCAAAGTTCTTCAATCTCAGAATGTCGATGTTGAGTTTCCAATTGCAACTGACATCTGCTCCCATTTCTTTCATGCCTGGAGGCAACAGATAGTACCAGTAGATGCAATTCAGCAGCCACGCCCTCCTAACTGGGTCATGCTTGCCGCTCTGCCGCGGGTGGAACCTAGCAACCAGTTTCGGAAGGGACAGGATGCGGCGTGCACATTTGAGATACCACCAATAGTGACCATTCCTGTCATCTCAAGGCGAGTATGCATCATGCCACCCACCATTGATTGTCCAGTGATCATTTGTACCACACCAGCAGGAGTACTTTTGCTGTTAGGCTCCCATCGTCTTCCAAAAGGGAAAGCAGAAATCAAAGGCTCAGAAATCATAGTCACTATGGATACAGAGCCGAGGCAATGGTTTCATTTGTGCAACATATACAAGGAGGATTCTGTATTACTCCCGTCCACAAAGCACACAATTGACATAAATCTTGTGGGGATTCTGACGCATCGTCTTGATTCAAGTCGTCTCATCGTGGCCGAGCTTCTGCTGCCCCAAGTTCTAAGTTCTGAGCCGCCAGCCCTCTTCTGCATTGACACTGGTTGTAGACAGTGGCTCACCAAGACGTTGGATTATTCTCACGCCCATAAGACACGATGGCCGTGGAACTGTAACAGCGTGGTTGTTTATGATGGTGAGCTATGGTGGTTTGTTCCTAATCATGGCTTGTTCCATTGCAATCCATTCCTGACCAAGCCGCATTTGAAGCATACCGTGATACCGATAGTTCTAACTGTGTCATTTGCGGATTATGCCATTGAGAAAGAACAATGTGGGAGGGTCAGCGCTGGGAAGTTGAGATATCTGGTGGTCCACGGCCCTCACGAGTCTCCTGTTGTTACAATGTACACATTGGAGATCGATGAGGATGGGGATGAAGACTGGAAAGAGCTGTACGAATTGGAATTTTCGTTGAGTATCTTCATCAATGACAGCTATATAGCCCACAATCTCCTGAAGATGAAGCCCGTAATTTCTCTAATTGATCCCATATATCCCCACATAGTCTATTTTTGTCAAGACAAGAGAATTTTCTCCATCGACTTTGATCTGGGGGTTGTGTTAAGTTGTCAACCTCTAGAGATATTGGACTGTGGCGGTAACTGGGACAGTCACGTGATCGAGGGACGTTACGCCGACGTGCAATGGTCAAAGTACTTCCATGCCTGGGAGTTGCCATCAACACATTGCCTCATG GCGCATGGACTCAAGAATCTAT